In a single window of the Pseudomonas entomophila genome:
- a CDS encoding molybdopterin molybdotransferase MoeA, with amino-acid sequence MQARPLMPVEEALERLLALAEAAPIQQTETVDLAVAEGRVLAQALVAGLDLPPWPNSAMDGYALRLADWQGDPLPVSQRIFAGHAPAPLQPGTCARIFTGAPLPEGADCVEMQENTEVLEDGRVRFLEPLAIEQNVRPKGQETRAGEQVMSAGTRLGPIQLGLAATLGFARLEVVRRPRVAVLSTGDELVEPGLPLGPGQIYNSNRRLLVSWLQRLGCEVVDAGILADDLARTRQCLAGLGDVDLILSTGGVSVGEADYLGMALREVGELALWKLAIKPGKPLTFGHYQGVPVIGLPGNPASTLVTFGLLTRPYLLRRQGVTDVAPLRFSVPAGFDWPKPGARREYLRARIEDGRVRIYKNQSSGVLRSAAWAEGVVEVREGSTPRQGDPVPFIPFSELLG; translated from the coding sequence ATGCAGGCCCGGCCGCTGATGCCGGTGGAGGAGGCGCTGGAGCGTTTGCTGGCGTTGGCCGAGGCCGCGCCGATCCAGCAGACTGAAACGGTCGACCTCGCGGTTGCCGAAGGCCGGGTGTTGGCCCAAGCGCTGGTGGCTGGGCTGGACCTCCCGCCCTGGCCGAACAGCGCCATGGATGGTTATGCCCTGCGCCTCGCGGACTGGCAGGGCGATCCGCTGCCGGTCAGCCAGCGGATCTTCGCCGGCCATGCGCCGGCGCCACTGCAGCCAGGTACTTGCGCACGGATCTTCACGGGGGCGCCGCTGCCAGAGGGGGCCGACTGCGTCGAGATGCAGGAAAACACCGAGGTGCTCGAGGATGGCCGGGTGCGTTTTCTCGAGCCGTTGGCCATCGAACAGAATGTGCGCCCCAAAGGGCAAGAAACCCGTGCCGGCGAACAAGTGATGAGCGCCGGTACCCGGTTGGGGCCGATTCAGTTGGGGTTGGCCGCCACCCTCGGTTTCGCCCGGCTCGAAGTGGTACGTCGCCCACGGGTGGCCGTGCTGTCGACGGGGGATGAACTGGTCGAGCCTGGCCTGCCGCTGGGGCCGGGGCAGATCTACAACAGCAACCGCAGGCTGCTGGTCAGTTGGTTGCAGCGCCTGGGCTGTGAAGTGGTGGATGCGGGCATCCTTGCCGATGACCTGGCGCGCACCCGTCAGTGCCTGGCCGGCCTGGGCGATGTCGACCTGATCCTTTCCACTGGTGGCGTTTCGGTTGGGGAGGCTGACTATCTGGGCATGGCCCTGCGCGAGGTCGGTGAACTGGCGTTGTGGAAGCTGGCGATCAAGCCAGGCAAGCCGCTCACCTTTGGGCATTACCAGGGTGTTCCGGTCATCGGCTTGCCGGGCAATCCGGCATCGACCCTGGTCACCTTCGGCCTGCTGACCCGCCCTTACTTGCTGCGCCGCCAGGGTGTGACCGATGTCGCGCCGCTGCGCTTCAGCGTGCCGGCCGGTTTCGACTGGCCCAAACCGGGTGCTCGTCGGGAATACCTGCGGGCGCGTATCGAAGATGGCCGCGTGCGAATCTACAAGAACCAGAGTTCAGGCGTGCTGCGCAGTGCCGCCTGGGCCGAGGGCGTGGTGGAAGTCCGCGAGGGCAGTACGCCGCGACAAGGGGATCCGGTGCCGTTCATCCCCTTCAGCGAGCTGCTGGGCTAG
- a CDS encoding YgdI/YgdR family lipoprotein produces the protein MIQRTLPAFLLALGLGALAGCSSPTVITLNDGREIQAVDTPSYDEDSGFYEFEQLDGKRTRINKDQVRTVKDL, from the coding sequence ATGATCCAACGGACCCTTCCCGCCTTCCTGCTCGCCCTGGGCCTCGGCGCCCTTGCTGGCTGTTCCTCACCCACCGTCATCACCCTGAACGACGGCCGCGAGATCCAGGCGGTGGACACCCCTAGCTACGATGAAGATTCCGGCTTCTACGAGTTCGAACAGCTCGATGGCAAGCGCACCCGCATCAACAAAGATCAGGTCCGCACCGTCAAGGACCTGTGA
- a CDS encoding histidine kinase yields MDSTLQNSTALQDFLLDAQDLLTKSQECLQHLELIDNDPDACQCLGETLDLLARRADSLGLLEVAHYTRTLQQLLAPACNQRHLRGEALPALGACLTLLAWQLELVDPRTGRLGLDLQEQHLLLSELATSLGQPATQLCDPCQETGRFCTHPRAHEVGIDGASTPSDCEH; encoded by the coding sequence ATGGACAGCACACTCCAGAACAGCACAGCCTTGCAGGACTTTTTGCTGGATGCGCAAGACCTGCTCACGAAGTCCCAGGAATGCCTGCAGCACCTGGAGCTGATCGACAACGACCCGGATGCCTGCCAGTGCCTGGGGGAGACCCTCGACCTTCTGGCCCGCCGGGCGGACTCGCTTGGCTTGCTCGAAGTCGCCCACTACACCCGCACCCTGCAACAATTGCTCGCCCCCGCATGCAATCAACGACACCTGCGTGGCGAAGCCCTGCCGGCACTGGGTGCCTGCCTGACACTCCTGGCCTGGCAACTGGAGCTTGTCGACCCCCGCACCGGCCGCCTGGGCCTTGATCTGCAGGAGCAGCACCTGCTGCTCAGTGAACTGGCCACCTCGCTGGGGCAACCCGCCACGCAGTTGTGCGATCCATGTCAGGAAACCGGCCGTTTCTGCACTCATCCACGCGCTCATGAGGTGGGCATCGACGGCGCATCCACCCCGTCGGATTGCGAACACTAA
- the yegS gene encoding lipid kinase YegS, translated as MGERKAMLILHGKQATNDEVRAAVGQLRERGWGLDVRLTWEAGDARRLVDEALAQGYGHVVAGGGDGTLRDVAEAMGLARTQASLALLPLGTANDFARAAEVPLDPAAALDLLEVPPQSIDLGRVGGQLFLNMATGGFGSQVTANTSEDLKKVLGGAAYLFTGLSRFSELQAASVVLQGPGFQWQGDLLALGIGNGRQAGGGHVLCPDAKADDGLLDIGILPAPQEVVGALRGLLAGEELFVRARLPWVEIKSSQGLDINLDGEPLQADSLRFEALPSALRLHLPAGSPLLSRPG; from the coding sequence ATGGGCGAACGCAAGGCAATGCTGATCCTGCATGGCAAGCAGGCCACCAATGACGAAGTGCGCGCCGCGGTCGGCCAGTTGCGCGAGCGTGGATGGGGGTTGGATGTACGCCTCACCTGGGAGGCCGGAGATGCCCGGCGCCTGGTGGACGAGGCGCTGGCGCAAGGCTACGGCCACGTGGTGGCCGGTGGCGGGGACGGCACTTTGCGGGATGTGGCGGAAGCCATGGGGCTTGCGCGCACCCAGGCAAGCCTTGCGCTGCTGCCGCTTGGTACTGCCAATGACTTCGCCAGGGCCGCCGAAGTACCGCTCGATCCCGCCGCCGCCTTGGACTTGCTGGAGGTGCCGCCACAGTCTATCGACCTGGGGCGGGTAGGGGGGCAGTTGTTCCTGAACATGGCGACCGGCGGATTTGGCAGCCAGGTCACGGCCAATACTTCCGAAGATCTGAAAAAGGTGTTGGGGGGTGCAGCCTACCTGTTCACCGGGTTGTCACGCTTCAGTGAGCTGCAGGCTGCCTCGGTGGTACTGCAAGGGCCAGGCTTCCAGTGGCAGGGAGATTTGCTGGCGCTGGGGATCGGCAATGGCCGGCAGGCGGGGGGCGGTCATGTGCTGTGCCCGGACGCTAAGGCCGATGACGGCCTGCTGGATATCGGTATCCTCCCTGCGCCGCAGGAGGTGGTGGGGGCGTTGCGTGGCCTTCTGGCCGGCGAAGAGCTGTTCGTGCGGGCTAGGCTGCCGTGGGTCGAAATCAAGAGTTCCCAGGGGCTGGACATCAATCTCGATGGTGAGCCGCTGCAGGCCGACAGCCTGCGATTCGAGGCGCTGCCCAGCGCCTTGCGCCTGCACTTGCCGGCAGGCTCGCCACTGCTCAGTCGTCCAGGCTGA
- a CDS encoding chemotaxis protein CheV, producing the protein MAGILDTVDQRTQLVGENRLEILMFRLAGRQLFAINVFKVQEVLQLPKLTLMPQRHSFVCGVVNLRGQTLPVIDLSQAIGMRPLQPSPDSTIIVTEYNRSVQAFLVGGVDRIVNMNWESIMPPPTSAGRQHYLTAITKVDEKLVEIIDVEKVLAEIVPYSAKVSRDKLDDPVLARARGREVLLVDDSSVALAQLRDTLSQLGVKLHVASDGLKALRLLKGWADAGENVCEKLLMIFTDAEMPEMDGYRLTTEIRSDPRLRGLYVVLHTSLSGSFNESMVKKVGCDNFLSKFQPDRLVDVVRQRLSMDNVPA; encoded by the coding sequence ATGGCCGGCATTCTCGACACGGTAGACCAACGCACGCAACTGGTAGGTGAGAACCGCCTGGAAATCCTCATGTTCCGCCTGGCGGGTCGGCAGCTGTTCGCCATCAACGTGTTCAAGGTCCAGGAAGTGCTGCAACTGCCGAAGCTGACCCTGATGCCGCAGCGTCACTCCTTTGTCTGTGGGGTGGTCAATCTGCGCGGCCAGACCTTGCCGGTGATCGATCTTTCTCAGGCCATCGGCATGCGCCCGCTGCAGCCCAGCCCTGACAGCACCATCATCGTGACCGAGTACAACCGCTCGGTGCAGGCGTTCCTGGTGGGCGGTGTCGACCGTATCGTCAACATGAACTGGGAATCAATCATGCCGCCGCCGACCAGTGCCGGCCGTCAGCATTACCTCACCGCGATCACCAAGGTCGACGAGAAGCTGGTCGAAATCATCGACGTGGAGAAAGTGCTGGCCGAGATCGTCCCCTACAGCGCCAAGGTTTCCCGTGACAAGCTGGACGATCCAGTGCTGGCACGCGCCCGGGGCCGCGAGGTACTGCTGGTGGACGACTCCAGCGTGGCGCTGGCTCAGTTGCGCGACACCCTGTCGCAACTGGGGGTGAAACTGCATGTGGCCAGCGATGGCCTCAAGGCGTTGCGCCTGCTCAAGGGGTGGGCTGACGCAGGCGAGAACGTTTGCGAAAAGCTGCTGATGATATTCACCGATGCCGAAATGCCCGAGATGGACGGCTATCGCCTGACCACCGAGATCCGCAGCGACCCACGCCTGCGCGGCCTGTATGTGGTGCTGCACACCTCGTTGTCGGGCAGCTTCAACGAGTCCATGGTGAAGAAGGTCGGCTGTGACAACTTCCTCTCCAAGTTCCAGCCTGACCGGCTGGTGGACGTGGTGCGCCAGCGCTTGAGCATGGACAACGTCCCAGCTTGA
- a CDS encoding response regulator, translating to MTCRLLLVDDHSLIRAGVRSLVSDIPGYAVIGEAEDGNQLLDHVLRLDPDIVLLDISMRSTSGLDALTQLRANGCTCKVLILSMHTDPDLIMRALESGAHGYLLKDTTGSELEQALTALRNDERYLSPAIAHTVINQALIRAQSGNDYRQHLTARQLEILRLIVRGKSTREIAGGLGLSIKTVETHRSQIMKRLQIYDVAGLVLFAVRERIISLDD from the coding sequence ATGACCTGTAGATTGCTTCTGGTTGACGACCACTCCCTGATTCGCGCCGGCGTACGGTCGCTGGTGTCGGATATCCCTGGATACGCCGTGATCGGCGAGGCCGAGGATGGCAACCAGCTACTCGACCATGTGCTGCGCCTGGACCCGGACATTGTCCTGCTCGACATTTCCATGCGTTCGACCAGCGGGCTCGATGCGCTTACGCAGTTGCGCGCAAACGGTTGCACCTGCAAAGTTCTGATCCTCTCCATGCACACCGATCCGGACTTGATCATGCGCGCGCTGGAGAGCGGCGCCCACGGCTACCTGCTCAAGGACACCACCGGCAGCGAGCTGGAACAGGCCCTGACGGCGCTGCGCAATGACGAACGCTACCTCAGCCCGGCGATCGCCCATACCGTGATCAACCAGGCCCTGATACGTGCGCAAAGCGGCAACGATTACCGCCAGCACCTGACCGCCCGCCAGCTGGAGATCCTGCGTCTGATCGTGCGCGGCAAGTCCACCCGGGAAATCGCCGGCGGCCTGGGCCTGTCGATCAAGACGGTGGAGACCCACCGCTCACAAATCATGAAGCGCCTGCAGATCTACGACGTGGCAGGCCTCGTGCTGTTCGCCGTGCGCGAGCGGATCATCAGCCTGGACGACTGA
- a CDS encoding MOSC domain-containing protein, with amino-acid sequence MILSALYRYPVKSAQAQSLQASPVGHLGLEGDRRWMVVEAENGRFLTQRAWPRLGQVKALHATDGGLRLETAGLAPLQVAQPAADDALRGVTIWRDTLRVPDAGDAAAAWLSEVLGKSVRLVHCPEQRARYLPSGYGLNSDRAAFPDGFPLLLIGQASLDELSRRVGRPMEMLRFRPNIVVEGAEAFAEDGWKRIRIGDLTFRVLKPSVRCILTTLDPATGERSPDREPLTTLKTFREREGDVLFGQNLAVDGEGELKVGMTVQVIE; translated from the coding sequence ATGATTCTCAGTGCGTTGTATCGCTATCCGGTGAAGTCGGCGCAGGCCCAGAGTCTGCAGGCTTCACCCGTCGGTCACCTGGGGCTGGAGGGGGATCGGCGCTGGATGGTGGTGGAAGCGGAAAATGGCCGCTTCCTCACCCAGCGTGCCTGGCCACGGCTGGGCCAGGTCAAGGCTCTTCACGCGACAGATGGCGGGTTGCGGCTCGAGACTGCTGGGCTTGCGCCGTTGCAGGTGGCGCAGCCGGCTGCCGATGATGCCTTGCGTGGCGTAACGATCTGGCGTGACACCTTGCGCGTGCCCGATGCCGGTGATGCTGCCGCCGCTTGGTTGAGTGAGGTGCTTGGCAAGTCGGTGCGCCTGGTGCATTGCCCCGAACAGCGGGCACGCTACCTGCCCAGCGGTTACGGCTTGAACAGCGACCGTGCGGCCTTCCCTGATGGTTTTCCTTTGTTGCTCATTGGCCAGGCTTCACTTGATGAGCTGAGTCGGCGTGTCGGGCGGCCCATGGAAATGCTGCGTTTTCGGCCGAACATTGTCGTCGAGGGTGCAGAGGCGTTCGCCGAAGATGGTTGGAAGCGTATCCGCATCGGCGACCTGACTTTCCGTGTGCTCAAGCCAAGCGTGCGCTGCATCCTGACTACCCTGGACCCGGCTACCGGCGAGCGCAGCCCGGACCGCGAACCCTTGACCACTCTGAAGACTTTCCGCGAGCGGGAAGGGGATGTGCTGTTCGGCCAGAACCTGGCGGTGGACGGCGAGGGTGAGCTAAAGGTGGGGATGACCGTTCAGGTCATCGAGTAG
- a CDS encoding sensor histidine kinase, with the protein MLARLKILQRSRSRAVLLRWTTTLLCVVSLTANLLCYLRGQPLSTELLLLQLAAMFGVGWHLRHWARSISLRPAELADRMLKVQESERQRLSRELHDDIGQLLTAAKLQVDWLHRRVPVELQAHCGTLRSTLDHTLSNVRDVSAILNPRQLASLGLEASLRAHLLRTLENCDIHWSLECQQRLGGISEEVAMAAFRITQEAVTNILRHANARNLVIRLQRTPAGLALTIQDDGRGFVPASDPAEAGQRGMAGMLERATALQGSLCISSRPDEGTQINALFPWPPRSQERARTSTPNDL; encoded by the coding sequence ATGCTTGCACGCTTGAAGATCCTCCAGCGTAGCCGCTCCAGAGCTGTCTTGCTCCGATGGACGACCACGCTGCTGTGCGTGGTTTCGCTCACAGCGAACCTGCTGTGCTACCTGCGCGGCCAGCCGCTGTCGACCGAATTGCTGCTGTTGCAGCTGGCGGCGATGTTCGGTGTGGGCTGGCACCTGCGCCATTGGGCACGTTCCATCAGCTTGCGCCCTGCCGAGTTGGCCGACCGGATGCTCAAGGTGCAGGAAAGCGAACGCCAACGTTTGAGCCGTGAGCTGCATGACGATATCGGCCAACTGCTGACCGCCGCCAAGTTGCAGGTCGACTGGCTGCATCGCCGCGTTCCCGTGGAGCTGCAGGCCCACTGCGGCACCTTGCGCAGCACCCTGGACCACACCCTAAGCAATGTGCGTGACGTTTCCGCCATCCTCAACCCCCGCCAATTGGCCAGCCTGGGCCTGGAGGCCAGCTTGCGCGCCCACCTGCTGCGCACCCTGGAAAACTGCGACATACACTGGAGCCTGGAGTGCCAACAACGCCTGGGCGGCATCAGCGAGGAAGTGGCCATGGCGGCCTTCCGCATTACACAAGAAGCCGTCACCAACATTCTGCGCCACGCCAACGCCCGCAATCTGGTCATTCGCTTGCAACGCACGCCAGCCGGCCTTGCCCTGACTATCCAGGACGACGGGCGTGGCTTCGTGCCTGCGTCCGACCCCGCCGAAGCCGGGCAGCGAGGCATGGCCGGCATGCTCGAGCGGGCGACCGCATTGCAAGGCAGCCTTTGCATTTCCAGCCGGCCCGACGAGGGCACCCAGATCAACGCCCTGTTCCCATGGCCGCCCCGTAGCCAGGAACGCGCCAGGACCTCCACCCCCAATGACCTGTAG
- the moaB gene encoding molybdenum cofactor biosynthesis protein B, whose product MKAKADTPFVPLNIAVLTVSDTRTFDTDTSGQLFVDRLTAAGHQLAARVLLKDDLYKIRAQVATWIADEQVQVVLITGGTGFTGRDSTPEAVACLLDKQVEGFGELFRQISVADIGTSTIQSRALAGLANGTLVCCLPGSTNAVRTGWDGILAEQLDARHRPCNFVPHLKQAAACDSRG is encoded by the coding sequence ATGAAAGCCAAGGCAGATACCCCTTTCGTGCCGCTGAACATTGCCGTGCTGACGGTCAGCGACACCCGTACCTTCGACACCGACACTTCTGGCCAGCTGTTCGTCGACCGCCTCACCGCGGCTGGCCACCAGCTTGCCGCGCGCGTACTGCTCAAGGACGACCTGTACAAGATCCGCGCCCAGGTCGCCACCTGGATAGCCGACGAGCAGGTCCAGGTAGTGCTGATTACCGGTGGCACCGGTTTTACCGGCCGTGACAGTACGCCGGAAGCCGTGGCGTGCCTGCTGGACAAGCAGGTGGAAGGCTTTGGCGAACTGTTCCGGCAGATCTCGGTGGCCGATATCGGCACCTCCACCATCCAGTCACGCGCCCTGGCCGGCCTTGCCAACGGCACCCTGGTGTGCTGCCTGCCGGGCTCGACCAACGCGGTGCGCACCGGTTGGGATGGCATCCTGGCCGAGCAGCTCGACGCACGTCATCGTCCGTGCAACTTCGTGCCTCACCTGAAGCAGGCAGCGGCCTGCGACAGCCGTGGCTGA
- a CDS encoding transglycosylase SLT domain-containing protein, which yields MRSRLLQLASCLLLAATTASAAQAVDITQQRQYYDEAKRALAKGDKGPYLRYAQALRDYPLTPYLTYDELTARLKTASNEEIEGFLAAHGDLPQANWMKLRWLRWLAERGEWNTFVKYYDPKLNFTELDCLNGQYQLTHGLRAEGFATADKLWNVGKSQPATCDTLFGMWAAEGQLTEAKRWQRLKLAAQARNYGLANQLAKTLTTLAPQGKLLIDVAQKPELLNQPSRFTPANEAMSDVVSLGLRRLARQDPDQAMALLDDYAQRMHFSRDEKVAIANEIGLTLARRYDPRALDLMTRYDPELRDNTVSEWRLRLLLRLGRWEDAYELTKRLPQDLASSNRWKYWQARSLELAQPNNPQIPLLYKTVARERDFYGFLAADRAQTPYQLNNKPLVLSQQLINKVRNTPGVRRALEFHARGQVVEGRREWYHVSRHFNRDEMVAQARLAYEMRWYFPAIRTISQAQYWDDLDIRFPMAHRDTLVREAKVRGLHSSWVFAITRQESAFMEDARSSVGASGLMQLMPATAKETARKFSIPLASPAQVFSPDKNIQLGAAYLSQVHSQFNGNRVLASAAYNAGPGRVRQWLKGAKHLSFDVWVESIPFDETRQYVQNVLSYSVIYGQKLNSPQPLVDWHERYFDDM from the coding sequence ATGCGCAGCCGCCTGTTACAACTTGCTTCCTGCCTGTTGCTCGCCGCCACCACCGCGAGTGCCGCACAGGCCGTCGACATCACCCAACAGCGCCAGTACTACGACGAGGCCAAGCGCGCCCTGGCAAAGGGCGACAAAGGCCCTTACCTGCGCTATGCCCAGGCACTGCGCGACTACCCGCTCACGCCTTACCTCACATACGACGAGCTTACCGCTCGCCTGAAGACCGCCAGCAACGAGGAGATCGAAGGCTTCCTCGCCGCCCACGGCGACCTGCCCCAGGCCAACTGGATGAAGCTGCGCTGGTTGCGCTGGCTGGCCGAGCGTGGTGAATGGAACACCTTCGTCAAGTACTACGACCCCAAGCTCAACTTCACCGAACTGGACTGTCTCAACGGCCAGTACCAGCTGACCCACGGCCTGCGCGCGGAAGGCTTCGCCACCGCCGACAAGCTATGGAACGTCGGCAAGTCGCAACCGGCCACCTGCGACACGCTGTTCGGCATGTGGGCCGCCGAAGGCCAACTGACCGAAGCCAAGCGCTGGCAACGCTTGAAACTCGCTGCCCAGGCGCGCAACTACGGGCTGGCCAACCAGTTGGCGAAGACGCTCACCACCCTCGCCCCCCAAGGCAAGCTGCTGATCGATGTGGCACAAAAGCCTGAACTGCTGAACCAGCCGTCGCGCTTCACCCCGGCCAATGAGGCCATGTCCGACGTGGTCAGCCTCGGCCTGCGCCGCCTGGCCCGCCAGGATCCGGACCAGGCCATGGCGCTGCTTGACGATTACGCCCAGCGCATGCACTTCTCTCGCGACGAGAAAGTCGCCATCGCCAACGAAATCGGCCTGACCCTCGCGCGCCGCTACGACCCACGCGCACTCGACCTGATGACCCGCTACGACCCCGAGCTGCGCGACAACACCGTCAGCGAATGGCGCCTGCGCCTGCTGTTGCGCCTGGGCCGCTGGGAAGATGCCTACGAGCTGACCAAGCGCCTGCCACAGGACCTGGCCAGCAGCAACCGCTGGAAATACTGGCAGGCTCGCAGCCTGGAGCTGGCGCAACCGAACAACCCGCAGATCCCGTTGCTGTACAAGACCGTTGCCCGCGAACGCGACTTCTATGGTTTCCTCGCCGCCGATCGGGCGCAGACGCCCTACCAACTGAACAACAAGCCACTGGTGCTCAGCCAACAGCTGATCAACAAGGTCCGCAACACGCCTGGCGTGCGCCGCGCTCTGGAGTTCCACGCCCGCGGCCAGGTGGTCGAGGGGCGTCGCGAGTGGTACCACGTCAGCCGCCACTTCAACCGAGACGAGATGGTGGCCCAGGCACGCCTGGCCTACGAGATGCGCTGGTACTTCCCGGCCATCCGCACCATCAGCCAGGCTCAGTACTGGGATGACCTGGACATCCGCTTCCCGATGGCCCACCGCGACACCCTGGTGCGCGAAGCCAAGGTTCGCGGCCTCCATTCGAGCTGGGTGTTCGCCATCACCCGCCAGGAGAGCGCCTTCATGGAGGACGCTCGTTCCAGCGTTGGCGCCAGCGGCCTGATGCAACTGATGCCGGCCACCGCCAAGGAAACCGCGCGCAAGTTCAGCATCCCACTGGCCTCGCCGGCCCAGGTGTTCAGCCCGGACAAGAATATCCAGCTCGGTGCCGCCTACCTGAGCCAGGTGCACAGCCAGTTCAACGGCAACCGCGTGCTGGCCTCGGCCGCCTACAACGCCGGCCCAGGACGAGTACGCCAGTGGCTCAAGGGCGCCAAGCACCTGAGCTTCGACGTGTGGGTCGAATCGATTCCGTTCGACGAGACGCGCCAGTACGTGCAGAACGTGCTGTCGTATTCGGTCATCTATGGGCAGAAGCTCAATTCACCGCAGCCGCTGGTGGATTGGCATGAGCGGTATTTCGACGATATGTGA
- a CDS encoding glycosyltransferase family 4 protein → MRILWTLPYLPWPTTSGSKTRQYHLLRALAQRGHRITLLVQSKIPLGEAAREALEPWLERLIVLPRRPVHSPLNLLASPIIDYPMRAIINGLAPCLRHRFEQLLDEPWDVVQIEHSYSFQPFEKALQARGLPFMLSEHTLESVMGAVRHDRLPLWLRPLNAFDRWRYRRWEQRVLRQPSEVVAVSPHDADLIGQISGRPVNVVVSGVDCDHYQDIRPAPHSQRLLFVGNFEYGANLEAIEWALEEILPQVWLSNPAVRLAIAGHALPASWKLHWNDPRIEWVGYRPDLRELQRRSALFFAPLRHAGGSKVKILEAMAAGLPVITTSSGVSGLAVNNGEHYLGSDDSGQLALLVTQLLNQPWRMSQLGEAGRQFTRQRHDWSVAAQQLENVHMRLTQQATAGATALDGASPAAR, encoded by the coding sequence ATGCGCATACTCTGGACACTGCCCTACCTGCCCTGGCCCACTACCAGCGGCAGCAAGACCCGGCAATACCATCTGCTGCGCGCACTGGCGCAGCGTGGCCACCGGATCACCTTGCTGGTGCAGTCGAAAATTCCGCTGGGCGAGGCCGCACGCGAGGCTCTGGAGCCCTGGCTGGAACGCCTGATCGTACTGCCCAGGCGCCCTGTGCACAGTCCGCTGAACCTGCTCGCCTCGCCCATCATCGACTACCCCATGCGGGCAATCATCAATGGCCTCGCACCCTGTCTGCGCCACCGATTCGAGCAACTGCTGGACGAACCTTGGGACGTCGTGCAGATCGAACACAGCTACAGCTTCCAACCCTTCGAGAAAGCCCTGCAGGCGCGCGGGTTGCCGTTCATGCTCAGCGAACACACCCTCGAATCGGTGATGGGCGCCGTCCGCCACGACCGCCTCCCCCTGTGGTTGCGCCCACTCAACGCCTTCGATCGCTGGCGCTACCGGCGCTGGGAACAGCGCGTGCTGCGCCAGCCCAGCGAGGTGGTGGCCGTCAGCCCTCACGACGCCGACCTCATCGGACAGATCAGTGGGCGCCCGGTCAATGTGGTGGTCAGCGGGGTGGACTGTGATCACTACCAGGACATTCGCCCCGCACCGCACAGCCAACGCCTGTTGTTCGTCGGCAATTTCGAATACGGCGCCAACCTCGAAGCCATCGAATGGGCGCTGGAGGAGATCCTACCCCAGGTCTGGCTGAGCAACCCGGCAGTGCGTCTGGCCATCGCCGGGCATGCCCTGCCCGCCAGCTGGAAACTGCACTGGAACGACCCGCGCATCGAATGGGTCGGCTACCGCCCCGACCTGCGCGAGCTGCAACGGCGCTCGGCACTGTTCTTCGCCCCACTGCGGCATGCGGGCGGCTCCAAGGTGAAGATCCTCGAAGCCATGGCCGCCGGTCTGCCGGTGATCACCACCAGCAGCGGCGTTTCAGGGTTGGCGGTCAACAATGGCGAACACTACCTGGGCAGCGACGACAGCGGCCAATTGGCACTGCTGGTCACCCAACTGCTCAACCAACCCTGGCGCATGTCGCAGTTGGGCGAGGCTGGCCGTCAGTTCACCCGCCAGCGCCATGACTGGAGCGTCGCCGCGCAGCAGCTGGAAAACGTGCACATGCGCCTGACCCAGCAGGCCACCGCCGGCGCCACGGCCCTCGACGGGGCTAGCCCAGCAGCTCGCTGA